The Methanothrix sp. genome segment TCGGCGTCTCTGACCGAGCGCTCTATAGACACGCAAAGTCACACGTTCCGGAGCTCCTGGCCAAGGCATCTAGGGCAAACGAGGTTGCCAGAGCCGATAACCTTCTGGCTGAGCTCAAATCGTTTCGTGAGCGAACGATTCGTCTGCTCGATATGGCAGAGCAGGCTGGCACCACCAGAGCATATGGTTCGCCAGCTCAGTACCTGAAAGAAATTCGAGAGCAGATCAAGCTCTTGGCTGAGCTCGAAGGCCGGATCGCGGCTCAACCTCAGACGAACATCAATGTCCTGTTTAATAATCCTGAATGGATCGAAGTTCAGAGGCGGATTATCGAGGCATTGGAACAGTATCCACAGGCTAAGGAGGCAGTAATCCGTGCGTTCAGCGGTCGAGTGTAACTTTTTTCTACCGGCTCGATCCTGCTTCATGGGCGCGGGAGATGCTTGGCTTCGAGCCGGACCCATGGCAGGCGGAGGTTCTGAGGTCGAGCGCAAAAAGGTTGCTGCTGAATTGCTCGCGCCAGAGCGGGAAGTCAACAGTTGTTGCTCTGCTGGCGTTGCACACTGCGATGTACTGGCCCGGGAGCCTGATTCTGTGCCTCTCGCCGACGCTGCGGCAATCTGCGGAGCTGTTCAGGAATGTGATACGGTTCTACCGCATGAATATGAGTGCATCTGAGGCAATCCCAGCCGAATCTGAGACAGCGCTTCGGTTGGTCTTAGAGAATGGTTCGCGTATAATTTCACTGCCCGGCAAGGAGCAGACTGTTCGCGGGTTCGCGTCTGTATCTTTGCTTGTGATCGACGAGGCTGCCAGGGTGCCTGACGATCTCTATTACTCGGTGAGGCCCATGCTGGCGGTCTCGCAGGGTCGGATGGTTGCGCTTTCAACACCATTTGGTACACGCGGCTGGTGGTACGAAGCCTGGACGAACGGAGGCCCAGAATGGGAGCGCTGGGAGATTCCTGCATCGAAGTGTCCTCGCATCTCTCCGGAGTTCCTTGAGGAAGAGCGAAGGGTTCTGGGATCGTACTGGTTCGAGCAGGAGTACAACTGCAAGTTTCTTGATGCGAAAACGCAGGTGTTCCGGCGGGAGGATATAGATTCTATGTTCCGTGAGCAGGTGGAGGTCTGGGACCTTTGACCAACGGCGAGCTCCGGATCGGTATAGATATTGGTAAGCGTCACGATCCGACCGCGATTGTCGTGGCGATTGCCGAGCGAAGACAATCGGAAACACATTTTGTCGTTCCGTTTCTGAAGCGGCTGGATCTGGATCTATCATATCCCGATCAGGTCGAGGAGCTCCAGGACATATGCAGCCGTGCTGTCAGAAGGTTCTGGCTGATAAACAGATCTGCACGCCAGCCGAGAATACTGATCGATGTGACTGGTGTCGGTGATGCTGTCCTGGATACGCTGAGACCAAGAGTCCAGAACGCAGCC includes the following:
- a CDS encoding terminase family protein translates to MLGFEPDPWQAEVLRSSAKRLLLNCSRQSGKSTVVALLALHTAMYWPGSLILCLSPTLRQSAELFRNVIRFYRMNMSASEAIPAESETALRLVLENGSRIISLPGKEQTVRGFASVSLLVIDEAARVPDDLYYSVRPMLAVSQGRMVALSTPFGTRGWWYEAWTNGGPEWERWEIPASKCPRISPEFLEEERRVLGSYWFEQEYNCKFLDAKTQVFRREDIDSMFREQVEVWDL